In Pseudodesulfovibrio sp. S3, one genomic interval encodes:
- a CDS encoding acylphosphatase, with protein sequence MQQIHAIVHGKVQGVWFRGWTREVAFEIGIRGWVRNLPDGSVETLAQGKPDQLDQFETRLKQGPPLARVSGIDIKRTDVDALLPSFEIRR encoded by the coding sequence ATGCAGCAGATTCACGCCATCGTGCACGGCAAGGTCCAGGGCGTCTGGTTCCGTGGCTGGACACGGGAAGTGGCCTTTGAAATCGGCATTAGAGGATGGGTTCGAAACCTGCCCGACGGCTCGGTCGAGACCCTGGCCCAGGGCAAACCGGATCAGCTCGACCAGTTCGAGACGCGGCTCAAACAAGGTCCGCCCCTGGCGCGAGTAAGCGGAATCGACATCAAGCGGACGGATGTTGACGCCCTCCTCCCCTCATTTGAGATACGCCGCTGA
- the radC gene encoding DNA repair protein RadC gives MTQDAPHYTGHRQRLKAKLADNSRGLADYEILELLLALTLPRRDTKPLAKELIARFGSLKDAVMARPDQIETIKGVGESTKAQWVLLQELYARLGEAPARRGESVTDPEAVAKAAMARLGSKGTEEFWVVFMDTKNRVISWEQISRGTTNATAIFPREVVVAALRLEATNLILVHNHPGGSAQPSGEDTLLTAMVAEACKSLDIAVRDHIIVTDHDYYSFNEAGRL, from the coding sequence ATGACACAAGACGCCCCCCACTACACCGGCCACCGCCAGCGCCTGAAGGCCAAACTCGCCGACAACAGCCGGGGACTGGCCGATTATGAAATTCTGGAACTGCTCCTTGCCCTGACCCTGCCCCGCCGGGATACAAAACCCCTGGCCAAGGAACTGATCGCCCGGTTCGGTTCCCTCAAGGACGCTGTCATGGCCCGTCCCGACCAGATCGAGACGATCAAGGGCGTGGGCGAATCCACCAAGGCACAATGGGTGCTGCTCCAGGAGCTTTATGCCCGACTGGGCGAAGCCCCGGCACGCCGCGGCGAATCCGTAACCGACCCGGAAGCGGTGGCCAAGGCCGCCATGGCCCGGCTCGGCAGCAAGGGCACCGAAGAATTCTGGGTGGTCTTCATGGACACCAAGAACCGTGTCATATCTTGGGAGCAGATCAGCAGGGGCACGACCAATGCCACGGCCATCTTCCCCCGCGAGGTCGTGGTCGCCGCACTCCGGCTGGAAGCAACCAATCTCATCCTGGTCCACAACCATCCGGGCGGCAGTGCCCAGCCTTCGGGCGAGGACACGCTGCTCACCGCCATGGTGGCCGAGGCGTGCAAGAGCCTGGATATAGCGGTCCGCGACCACATCATCGTCACGGACCACGACTATTACAGTTTCAACGAGGCCGGGAGGCTGTAG
- a CDS encoding DNA polymerase III subunit delta produces the protein MTRPRFFFLVCPDPQLLKAQIDERLRTSGQDGWERKPFWADDEEPLPQTFWTDLTIKSLFPQPKALILRRAHTLKADYWDKLDASVKGLGSDIYPFFCLEGAWSGKKAPIPPALSRRGLFKKAKNEGWIWESPGLDQRSLTDFVKGWAAKTGLTFEPGAGQALTHALPTDAVAARLELDKIELAAGDAKVVRKEHVSLVARTGEMPFFDLMDALGQPGAEASVWKRVIDDHSKSAKDQMLFNLIGFLASQARMYWMLAHGEKPAGNPYMLQKKAPVAKRLGAAGVARMIDLAMEAELSLKTGERKYEEALDMLMAGLIDLFRPKQQLRRH, from the coding sequence ATGACACGCCCAAGATTTTTCTTCCTCGTCTGCCCGGACCCCCAGCTCCTCAAGGCCCAGATCGACGAACGCCTCAGAACGTCCGGCCAGGACGGGTGGGAACGCAAGCCCTTCTGGGCCGACGACGAAGAACCGCTTCCCCAGACCTTCTGGACCGACCTGACCATCAAATCACTGTTCCCGCAACCCAAGGCGCTCATCCTGCGCCGCGCCCACACCCTCAAGGCGGACTACTGGGACAAACTCGACGCCTCGGTCAAAGGGCTGGGCAGCGACATCTATCCGTTTTTCTGCTTGGAAGGAGCATGGAGCGGCAAGAAAGCGCCTATCCCGCCGGCCCTGTCCCGCCGAGGCCTGTTCAAAAAGGCCAAGAATGAAGGATGGATATGGGAATCTCCAGGACTGGATCAACGTTCCCTGACGGATTTCGTCAAGGGCTGGGCCGCAAAAACCGGACTGACCTTCGAGCCGGGCGCGGGACAGGCACTGACCCATGCCCTGCCCACGGACGCCGTTGCCGCCCGGCTGGAACTGGACAAGATCGAACTGGCCGCAGGTGACGCCAAGGTGGTGCGCAAGGAGCACGTCTCCCTGGTGGCCCGGACCGGCGAGATGCCTTTTTTCGACCTCATGGATGCCCTGGGCCAGCCCGGTGCAGAGGCCTCTGTCTGGAAGCGGGTCATCGACGACCATTCCAAATCCGCCAAGGATCAGATGCTCTTCAACCTGATCGGTTTTCTGGCCAGCCAGGCGCGCATGTACTGGATGCTCGCCCACGGCGAAAAACCTGCCGGAAACCCCTACATGCTGCAGAAGAAGGCCCCTGTGGCGAAACGGCTGGGCGCAGCGGGCGTGGCCCGGATGATCGATCTGGCCATGGAAGCCGAACTCTCGCTCAAAACCGGCGAACGCAAGTATGAAGAGGCCCTGGACATGCTTATGGCCGGGCTGATCGATCTGTTCAGACCAAAACAACAACTCCGCCGCCACTGA